The DNA region GGTCCTCGCCATCACCGTCGCGACGCTTGCGGCCTATTCGCTGTCCCGCATGCATTTCCGCGGCAGGCACGAATTCGTCAACTGGGTGCTCTCGACGCGCATGATGCCGCCTGTCGCCGTCGCCATCCCAATGTTCTTCATCTTCAAGCAGTTCAGCCTGCTCGATACCTATATCGGCGTCATCCTGATCCACGGGCTGATGAACCTGCCGCTCGCGGTGCTGCTGCTGAAGAGCTTCTTCGACGATATTCCCGCCGAGATCGACGAGAGCGCGCTTCTCGACGGCGCCTCGCGCTGGATGATCTTCCGCCGCATCGTGCTGCCGATGGCCAAGGGCGGCATCGCCGCCAGCGCGGTACTCTGCTTCATCTTCTCGTGGACCGAGTTCCTGTTCGTCCTGACGCTGACGCAGACGGGCCTGAAGACGGTACCCGTCGTGTCCTCGACCTTCGTTACATCAATCGGCACCGCCTGGGGCAACATGGCCGCGCTCGGCGCCGCCGCGATCGTGCCGGCCTTCATCGTCATTCTGCTGGTTCAGCGTCATCTCGTGCGCGGCCTGACGATGGGCTCGCTGAAGCAATAATCCGGCAGGCCGAGGGGGCTGGCCTGTCGTGTGAAGAGATACCCGGTGCCAATTCCGGCGTTGGATATGGAGGAGGAATACCAATGAAC from Rhizobium sullae includes:
- a CDS encoding carbohydrate ABC transporter permease, which produces MQQSKSARALRTLAGWVVVGIFFFPIYFWTSVAFRDAKDIFNWPPIIVDFVPTVKNFEQVFGISLGFSFGQQAAVTPGGGNFYMAPRLWDSIVVASMSTVLAITVATLAAYSLSRMHFRGRHEFVNWVLSTRMMPPVAVAIPMFFIFKQFSLLDTYIGVILIHGLMNLPLAVLLLKSFFDDIPAEIDESALLDGASRWMIFRRIVLPMAKGGIAASAVLCFIFSWTEFLFVLTLTQTGLKTVPVVSSTFVTSIGTAWGNMAALGAAAIVPAFIVILLVQRHLVRGLTMGSLKQ